From the genome of Perca flavescens isolate YP-PL-M2 chromosome 12, PFLA_1.0, whole genome shotgun sequence, one region includes:
- the xkr4 gene encoding XK-related protein 4 encodes MAAKSDGVLKMKKSDVAFTPLQNSDHSGSVQGLHPGAQPDSAGTGDGDFANGESRCCGGGGSNSTCLRPGREQQKYTVWDCLWIVAAVAVYLADVGTDVWLSVDYYLRRDYWWFGLTLFFVVLGSFSVQLFSFRWFVHDFTTEDGAESAADCSHMDGNKLLSGSASHGDVTAQHHPATPQRQASTASKNTTSNSTASTALGSRSRKRSAYYSFCVWFGQSVIHILQLGQIWRYFHTIYLGVRSRQSGETERWRYYWRMVYEFADVSMLHLLATFLESAPQLVLQLCIIIQTHKLQAVQGMTAAASLVSLAWALASYQKALRESRDDKKPISYLAVIIQFCWHFFTIAARVITFALFASVFQLYFGIFIVLHWCIMTFWIVHCETDFCISKWEEIVFDMVVGIIYIFSWFNVKEGRTRCRLFIYYLVILVENAALSALWYLYRSPHTTDAFAVPALCVIFSSFLTGVVFMLMYYAFFHPNGPRFGRSPSGQGLDLDPTAQFSTLPSEGATNSLRSNRGASSTLERDAGKYSERDGCMPVFQVRPTVPSTPSSRAPRLEETVIKIDLCRNRYPAWERHVLDRSIRKAILAIDSSLTPPRLQYKDDALVQERLEYETTL; translated from the exons ATGGCGGCTAAATCGGACGGGGTCCTGAAGATGAAGAAGAGCGACGTGGCCTTCACCCCCCTGCAGAACTCGGATCACTCCGGCTCGGTGCAGGGGCTCCACCCGGGCGCCCAGCCCGACTCTGCGGGCACCGGGGACGGGGACTTCGCCAACGGGGAGTCGCGGTGCTGCGGCGGGGGAGGCTCCAACTCGACGTGCCTTCGCCCGGGCAGGGAGCAGCAGAAATACACGGTGTGGGACTGCCTGTGGATCGTAGCCGCGGTGGCCGTGTATCTGGCCGACGTGGGCACCGACGTGTGGCTGTCGGTCGACTACTACCTCCGCCGCGACTACTGGTGGTTCGGCCTGACGCTCTTCTTCGTGGTGCTGGGCTCCTTCTCGGTCCAGCTCTTTAGCTTCAGATGGTTCGTCCACGACTTCACCACCGAGGACGGCGCGGAGTCCGCCGCCGACTGCTCCCACATGGACGGGAACAAGCTGCTGAGCGGCTCGGCCTCACACGGCGACGTTACCGCTCAACACCACCCGGCCACGCCGCAGAGACAGGCGTCGACCGCCAGCAAGAACACCACGAGCAACAGCACCGCGAGCACCGCGTTGGGCAGCAGGAGTAGAAAACGCTCTGCCTACTACTCCTTCTGCGTCTGGTTCGGCCAGTCCGTCATCCACATCCTCCAGCTGGGCCAGATATGGAG GTATTTTCATACTATCTACCTGGGCGTTCGGAGTCGTCAGAGCGGTGAGACGGAGCGCTGGCGTTACTACTGGAGGATGGTCTATGAGTTTGCAGATGTGAGCATGCTGCATCTCCTGGCCACCTTTCTGGAGAGCGCTCCACAACTGGTGTTGCAGCTGTGCATcatcatacagacacacaagctCCAGGCTGTGCAAG GTATGACAGCTGCAGCCTCCCTCGTCTCTCTGGCCTGGGCCCTGGCCTCCTACCAGAAGGCCCTGCGAGAGTCTCGGGATGACAAGAAGCCCATCAGCTACCTGGCTGTCATCATCCAGTTCTGCTGGCACTTCTTCACGATCGCCGCGAGGGTCATCACCTTCGCCCTGTTTGCCTCTGTGTTCCAACTCTACTTTGGCATCTTCATTGTCCTGCACTGGTGCATCATGACCTTCTGGATTGTCCACTGTGAGACAGACTTCTGCATCAGCAAGTGGGAGGAGATTGTGTTTGACATGGTGGTGGGCATAATCTACATCTTTTCCTGGTTCAACGTCAAGGAGGGACGGACAAG GTGTCGGCTTTTCATCTATTACCTGGTGATTCTGGTGGAGAACGCTGCTCTCAGTGCGCTGTGGTATCTCTACCGGTCGCCTCACACCACTGACGCCTTTGCAGTGCCAGCACTCTGCGTCATCTTCAGCAGTTTTCTCACCGGTGTGGTTTTCATGCTCATGTACTATGCCTTTTTCCATCCCAACGGGCCGCGCTTTGGTCGCTCGCCGAGCGGCCAGGGTCTCGACCTAGACCCCACGGCTCAGTTCTCCACGCTACCGTCTGAAGGTGCCACCAACTCGCTGCGTTCCAACCGAGGTGCCAGCTCGACCCTGGAGCGGGACGCGGGGAAGTATTCCGAGCGGGACGGCTGCATGCCAGTTTTTCAGGTGCGACCCACAGTGCCATCCACGCCATCGTCTCGCGCCCCGCGCCTCGAAGAGACCGTCATCAAGATCGACCTCTGTAGGAATCGCTATCCAGCCTGGGAGCGCCATGTCCTCGACCGCAGTATACGCAAGGCAATCCTGGCCATAGACTCGTCGCTGACTCCTCCACGGCTGCAGTACAAGGACGACGCTCTGGTGCAGGAGAGGTTGGAATATGAGACCACGTTATAG